A portion of the Cygnus olor isolate bCygOlo1 chromosome 15, bCygOlo1.pri.v2, whole genome shotgun sequence genome contains these proteins:
- the TFAP4 gene encoding transcription factor AP-4 has product MEYFMVPAPKMPSLQHFRKSEKEVIGGLCSLANIPLTPETQRDQERRIRREIANSNERRRMQSINAGFQSLKTLIPHTDGEKLSKAAILQQTAEYIFSLEQEKTRLLQQNTQLKRFIQEFSGSSPKRRRAEDKDEGIGSPDIWEDEKAEDLRREMIELRQQLDKERSVRMMLEEQVRSLEAHMYPEKLKVIAQQVQLQQQQEQVRLLHQEKLEREQQIRTQLLPAHGPPAPTHHPTVIVPAPPPSHHVTVVTMGPSSVINTVSTSRQNLDTIVQAIQHIEGTQEKQLQEEEQRRAVIVTPARACPEPSASDTASDTEGNDSDSMDQSKEDPSGEGELP; this is encoded by the exons ATGGAGTACTTCATGGTGCCCGCCCCGAAGatgccctccctgcagcacttcAGGAAATCCGAGAAGGAGGTCATCGGCGGGCTCTGCAG CTTGGCCAACATCCCGTTGACTCCGGAGACCCAGCGGGACCAGGAGCGGCGGATACGCAGGGAGATCGCCAACAGCAACGAGCGAAGGCGGATGCAGAGCATCAACGCTGGTTTCCAGTCGCTGAAAACCCTCATCCCGCACACGGACGGGGAGAAGCTCAGCAAG GCGGCCATCCTCCAGCAGACGGCGGAGTACATCTTCTCCCTGGAGCAGGAGAAGACCCGGCTACTGCAGCAGAACACCCAGCTCAAGCGGTTCATCCAG GAGTTCAGCGGCTCCTCCCCGAAGCGGCGACGGGCGGAGGACAAAGACGAGGGCATCGGCTCACCGGACATTTGGGAGGACGAGAAGGCCGAGGACCTGCGGCGGGAGATGATCGAGCTCCGGCAGCAGCTGGACAAGGAGCGCTCGGTCCGCATGAtgctggaggagcag GTTCGCTCTCTGGAGGCCCACATGTACCCCGAGAAGCTGAAGGTGATTGCCCAGCAagtgcagctccagcagcagcaggagcaggtgagGTTGCTGCACCAGGAGAAGCTAGAGCGCGAGCAGCAGATCCGAACCCAG ctcctgccagcacaCGGTCCCCCAGCGCCCACCCACCATCCCACTGTGATCGTACCAGCACCACCTCCCTCCCATCACGTCACCGTGGTCACCATGGGCCCGTCCTCGGTCATCAACACAGTCTCTACGTCCCGGCAAAACCTGGACACCATCGTTCAG GCGATCCAGCACATCGAGGGGACgcaggagaagcagctgcaggaagaggagcAGCGGCGTGCCGTTATCGTGACGCCTGCGCGTGCCTGCCCCGAGCCCTCCGCCTCCGACACCGCCTCCGACACGGAGGGCAACGACAGTGACTCCATGGACCAGAGCAAAGAAGACCCCTCGGGGGAAGGGGAACTGCCCTGA
- the PAM16 gene encoding mitochondrial import inner membrane translocase subunit TIM16 produces the protein MAKYLAQIILVGAQVVGRAFMRALRQEFAASRAAADARGRSERPQSAAASRIIGISLQEAQQILNVSNLNQEEIQKNYDHLFKVNDKSVGGSFYLQSKVVRAKERLDEELRIRANDEKEKGWKAET, from the exons ATG GCCAAGTACCTGGCGCAGATCATCCTGGTGGGGGCCCAGGTGGTCGGACGGGCCTTCATGCGGGCGCTGCGCCAGGAGTTCGCAG CGAGCCGAGCTGCAGCAGACGCGCGAGGGCGCTCGGAGAGGCCCCAGTCCGCTGCTGCCTCCAGGATCATCGGCATCAGCCTGCAGGAAGCTCAGCAGATCCTCAACgtttccaacctcaaccaggAGGAGATCCAGAAG AACTATGACCACTTATTCAAGGTGAACGACAAGTCTGTGGGAGGTTCCTTCTACCTGCAGTCCAAG GTGGTGAGAGCCAAGGAGCGGCTGGACGAGGAGCTCCGCATCCGGGCCAACGATGAGAAGGAGAAGGGCTGGAAAGCAGAGACGTGA
- the GLIS2 gene encoding zinc finger protein GLIS2, which translates to MHSLDEPLDLKLSISKLRAARDKRERGPPCARPRAPPRQDAPPAGESRGSARGGRRAGPAPGLLAHSKLLEKRDGRFPPVPVMDLSLSPPPGVESPGGSAPLSPERPGASDLPLPTVPHDFQSLRYIDGIPSSFQFFLPLSAGGALHLPSSAFLPPPKDKRLSPELPLPKQLVCRWSKCNQFFDLLQDLVDHVNDFHVKPEKDAGYCCHWEGCARHGRGFNARYKMLIHIRTHTNEKPHRCPTCNKSFSRLENLKIHNRSHTGEKPYICPYEGCNKRYSNSSDRFKHTRTHYVEKPYYCKMPGCHKRYTDPSSLRKHIKAHGHFVSHEHQEMLKGHPPPKTPLGSADVPYVNGAQLVIPNPAALFAPHGLPGLPIPLAPAPLDLSALGCGAGGSGGLPALPGPALPLNGGPLNLAKSPLLSSPFAAGGLGLPVMSLLAGGAKAEAEKAAGAEGRKGGKGPESRKPGCERTELGRLRAPPESLALLPGAVLDLSAGIGAASSPPEALPPGWVVIPPGSLLLKPAVVN; encoded by the exons atgcaTTCGCTGGACGAGCCGCTGGACCTGAAGCTGAGCATCTCCAAGCTGCGGGCCGCCCGGGACAAGCGGGAGCGGGGCCCCCCctgcgcccggccccgcgcccccccgcgCCAGGACGCCCCGCCGGCCGGGGAGAGCCGGGGCTCGGCgcggggggggcgccgggcggggccggcccCCGGCCTCCTGGCACACTCCAAGCTGCTGGAGAAGCGGGACGGGCGCTTCCCCCCCGTGCCCGTCATGGACCTGAGCCTCTCGCCCCCCCCGGGCGTGGAGTCCCCGGGGGGCAGCGCCCCGCTGTCCCCCGAGCGGCCGGGGGCGAGCGACCTGCCCCTGCCCACCGTCCCCCAC GATTTCCAGTCCCTGCGCTACATCGACGgcatccccagctccttccagtTCTTCCTGCCGCTCAGCGCCGGGGGGGCCCTGCACCTGCCTTCCTCCgccttcctgcccccccccaagGACAAGCGCCTCTCCCCGGAGCTGCCCCTGCCCAAACAGCTCGTCTGCCGCTGGTCCAAG TGCAACCAGTTCTTCGACCTCCTGCAAGACCTCGTGGACCACGTCAACGACTTCCACGTCAAGCCCGAGAAGGACGCGGGGTACTGCTGCCACTGGGAGGGCTGCGCCCGCCACGGCCGGGGCTTCAACGCCAG GTACAAGATGCTGATCCACATCCGGACACACACCAACGAGAAGCCGCATCGCTGCCCTACCTGCAACAAGAGCTTCTCCCGCCTGGAGAACCTGAAGATCCACAACCGCTCGCACACAG GCGAGAAGCCCTACATCTGCCCCTACGAAGGCTGCAACAAGCGCTACTCCAACTCCAGCGACCGCTTCAAGCACACCCGCACCCACTACGTGGAGAAGCCCTACTACTGCAAGATGCCGGGCTGCCACAAGCGCTACACGGACCCCAGCTCGCTCCGCAAGCACATCAAGGCCCATGGCCACTTCGTGTCCCACGAGCACCAGGAGATGCTCAAGGGCCACCCACCCCCCAAGACGCCTCTGGGCTCGGCGGACGTGCCCTACGTCAACGGGGCGCAGCTCGTCATCCCCAACCCCGCCGCCCTCTTCGCCCCCCAcgggctgccggggctgcccaTCCCGCTGGCGCCGGCCCCGCTCGACCTGAGCGCGctgggctgcggggcggggggctcgggggggctgcccgccctgcccggccctgcgCTGCCCCTCAACGGCGGCCCCCTGAACTTGGCCAAGAGCCCGCTGCTGTCCTCGCCCTTCGCGGCCGGCGGCCTGGGGCTGCCCGTCATGTCGCTGCTGGCCGGCGGGGCCAAGGCCGAGGCCGAGAAGGCGGCGGGGGCCGAGGGCCGCAAGGGCGGCAAGGGGCCGGAGAGCCGCAAGCCGGGCTGCGAAAGGACGGAGCTGGGGCGCCTCCGGGCCCCCCCCGAGAGCCTGGCGCTGCTGCCGGGAGCTGTGCTCGACCTGTCGGCTGGCATCGGGGCGGCGAGCAGCCCCCCCGAGGCGCTGCCGCCTGGCTGGGTCGTCATCCCACCCGGCTCCCTGCTGCTCAAGCCGGCCGTGGTGAATTGa